AACCCATCGGTTATATTGGTTCCATTAGAAATAGCGGTAACTATAAAAATAACTAATAATACATACCCTATCCAATAATAGGAACCTAAAAAGCTAAATACATATTCGTATTCTAGCTCATTATCTTTGAAAAAAGGTATAGTAGTTACTAATAATTTTATGTCTTCGTAAGCGGTTACTAATTTTCCATCTACCATATCATTATAATAGTCTCTAACGATTACTTTATCATGGAATACAAGCACAAGTCCGACTACTGTTCCTATAAAAACTTGTCCAATAACTTTAAAAATACCACTGAGTCCTGTTTTGTTTTGTTTTATTTTTTTAAGATAATCGTCTATAAATCCTATCATTCCGGCTACGAGGGTTGTAAACAGAAGCAAGATTATATATATATTTTCTATGTTGGCGAATAATATAGTTGGTATAACTATGCCCATAATTATGATAATTCCTCCCATGGTTGGGGTTCCTTTCTTTTGAGTTTGGTCTGTAAATCCTAAATCTCTAATAGTTTCTTTAAATTCTTGTTTTTTTAAAAAACGGATTATATACTTCCCTAATATAATAGTTATAACAAGAGAAAGAAGCATTGACATTATTGCTCTAAAAGAAAGATATTGAAAAACACTGGCACCAAATAGTTGAAATCTTGTTTCTAAGTAATCAAATATATAATAAAACATTGGTAATGGAAATGAGAGAGTAATGTAATAGGTTATTATATTTTTATTGGTGTTTGTGAAAAAGAGAATGATTTTGGAATTTTAATTGTTGGTGTGAAATACATTATTTTTATTTCAATGACAAAAAAATGTATATGGTGTGGTAACGGGCGGACTTGAACCGCCGACGCAAGGATTTTCAGTCCTACGCTCTACCAACTGAGCTACGTCACCAGGAATATTTTGATTATCGTTTCTAATGATTAAAATATAATAAGTGCATATTACATTTTTTTTTTTTACTTTATAATTTTATGAGATGATAGTTAATATTTTATTGATTTTTTGATAAAAAAACTGTTTTTGTAATGTTTTTTTTAATAAAAGTATCTTTTTCATTCATTTAATAGAGTTATTTTTATGAAATTGGTGGTTCTCTATTCTTTTTTGAACAAATAAGTATTGGGCTTGCTCTGAAAGGTTCTTTTTACAAAAATAGTGAGTTGTAAAATTATTGGTAATGGAATAGCTACAAAATTATAAGTGTATCAAAAGTGACTCTTTCTTCGGAGTGGGGTCAATGATGAATTATTTTATACTGCCCATTTTATATCCGCTTTGTTGTAATAAATAAAAAAAATATACCGTAATTACAAAGTTCTACAAAGAAAAATAAAAAAAGAGACAACAGTTGAAATCATTGGTTATGTAGTACTATTCTTTATTATTTCTTCTACCACAGCAGGGTCTATGAGTGTGGAGGTGTCCCCGATATTTGGTATATCCTTTTCTGCTATTTTTCTCAAAATGCGTCTCATTATTTTTCCGCTACGGGTTTTGGGTAATCCCGAAACGAACTGTATTACATCGGGTTTTGCAATAGCACCTATTACTTTTACGACTGTTGCTCTGATTTGATTTTTGACTTCATCGGGATGAGCAATGGTTTTATTAAGAATGATATATGCATAAATCCCTTGTCCTTTTATATCGTGAGGGAATCCAACCACGGCACTTTCCACAACTTGTTCGTGCATATTAATAGCATTCTCTACTTCGGCAGTTCCTATTCTGTGTCCACTTACATTGAGAACGTCGTCCACTCTT
This DNA window, taken from Chitinophagaceae bacterium, encodes the following:
- the mraY gene encoding phospho-N-acetylmuramoyl-pentapeptide-transferase; this translates as MFYYIFDYLETRFQLFGASVFQYLSFRAIMSMLLSLVITIILGKYIIRFLKKQEFKETIRDLGFTDQTQKKGTPTMGGIIIIMGIVIPTILFANIENIYIILLLFTTLVAGMIGFIDDYLKKIKQNKTGLSGIFKVIGQVFIGTVVGLVLVFHDKVIVRDYYNDMVDGKLVTAYEDIKLLVTTIPFFKDNELEYEYVFSFLGSYYWIGYVLLVIFIVTAISNGTNITDGLDGLAAGISAIIATTLAIFAYLSGNVVFSEYLNILYLPNTGEITIFCAALIGSCFGFLWYNSYPAQIFMGDTGSISLGAILAVLSIIIRKELLIPILCGIFVIENISVILQVSYFKYTKKKYGQGKRIFLMSPLHHHYQKKGIHEAKIVSRFWNVGILLALISLMTLKLR